CATTGCGGATGTCCGGCTGCCCACGCTCGACGTCGCCGTCGGGAATGATGTGGGCGGCGTCCACCAGCCTCACTTCGGGCAAGCCGGTCAGCGCACACCGGCCGCCATAGGCCGCGACCACGCGCTCGCGGAACGCTGACTGGTGCAGCCGCTGCTTGACCTGCCTCAGCGCGTACCGGCGCTCGTCCGGATTTGGCGGCGTCCAGAGGGTGGCAGTTTCCGCGAGAGGCTTCGGAGCCAGCTTTACGGACAGCGATCTGTGGTCCCACTCCACGACGTAGGCCGGGAAGATCGGCTCGTAGGAGCCTGGGGAGACGCCGTAGAAATAGATGAGCGGAAGCTGCTGCTCCATGGCGCCCCGAAGCAGCCGATTCTGGGTATCGTCCGGGTTCGATCCCTTGAAGGCATAGTCGAGCGTATCGGTGGCCGTCCGCAGCTTAGAATCAGACTCCAACTGGTCATGATACCAGACCCGGCCGCCGGGCTTCGGAACGACCGTCTTCACACTCAGCACACCCTGCATCTGGCGCGGTTTGAAGATTCCTTGCGCGGCGCTGGCGAACAGGATGTGCTCCTGGCCGCAGGAGAACCCCTGCTGAATGGCGCTCCAAGGCAATGCGTT
Above is a genomic segment from Azospirillum ramasamyi containing:
- a CDS encoding HNH endonuclease; its protein translation is MNDPDASIRLAAFERLRLLAPLHGNALPWSAIQQGFSCGQEHILFASAAQGIFKPRQMQGVLSVKTVVPKPGGRVWYHDQLESDSKLRTATDTLDYAFKGSNPDDTQNRLLRGAMEQQLPLIYFYGVSPGSYEPIFPAYVVEWDHRSLSVKLAPKPLAETATLWTPPNPDERRYALRQVKQRLHQSAFRERVVAAYGGRCALTGLPEVRLVDAAHIIPDGDVERGQPDIRNGICMSKLHHAAYDADLIGIDPDHRIHISERLLEQHDGPMLELGLKALKGQVIRMPREDLMKPDPDRLAVRFERFRKAA